TCTGTCACAGAAAAGGCAGGATTTAGGACACTGGGTTTTCCCTGACAGCCCCCCACCTCATATTCCACTTTTTGTAGGGATGGGCCTGGAGGGCAGTGGGGAAAGGTAAGGGAAGAAGGGACCAGCAGTGAGTCCTTGGCTCCCCCAGCTGCCTTCACCTTCCGAGCTTACTCAGAAGAGGGGCTGAGAGCCCCAGCAGGGCCAAGGGTGTAGGAAAGGAATCATTCTTCTGACTGGATCTGTACTGTGTGGATGCACATTTACATGTGTGACTGTCCACAGCAGTGACAGCAACCTTTGTTGTTTCTGGCATTGGGGGAGTTGACTTCCCTGTATCACTTCTCATTCACAGCACTCCCTAAGCCCCCTCTGCCCTGTCACCCTGTGCTGTGgtcatgtcttttctcccacatccaGATTTTGGGGGCTGGGTCTCTCCCTAGTGTTCACACACAGCTAGGCACACAGCAGGTGTCCGGGTTTGAAGAATAGCTAGGTCGATTGTGTAGACCCAAGGATCAGCAAGCTTTTTCTTGCTGgacatattttaggctttgctggACAAGAGGCAAAATGGAGGTTATTATGTAGGCACTTATATAACCATTAAATaagtaaccatttaaaaatgtaaaaaccattcttagttcaaagactttaaaaaagaaaaaaaacaaacaaaaaaggcagcTGCCATAGTTTATTAACCTCTGGTATAGACCCTCACAGCCCAGGGGAGCCTGGGGATGGAGACCTGCTTTCCTAGGGTTGACAGAGCACCTGGGGTGGGGGATCTCCCCAGGGTTTTTCCATGTTTCTTCGAAATCTGAGTCAGACTCTAGAGAAGTTTGGGGATCAAGTTTGGGAGGGACTCCAGCAAAGAGAACAGTGGCTTCTATCTCGGATTTAGTCTGGTGTTTATGTTGTGGTTGGGTGATCTCTGCCTTTTTCCCTTTGATGTTCTTCCTATAGGTGCCTAGGACCCTGGAGCCAAGGTACTCCACACAGCCTGGGGACAAGTCCAGGAGCCAGATCAATGCAGAGTGAGGGCCCTTGACTTAGGTCCTGGACACAGAACCAAGGCCAAGGTCTGGGGTTACAGAATAGCAGGAGTAGGGTCGGAAGCGTGGGTAACTGCCCCCAGATGGAGGTCTTGAATGCCAGACCAGGCACCCACAAGAAGAGTTTTGGTTGCTTTGTGGCAAGGGCCTGGCACCTTGGATCCTGCTATTGATGTCATGTTTCTAGTCTGGTTTTTAGTAAATTGACTCACTATCCTCCTACTTGATGGCTGCTTTCTTCTCATTCATCTGGGGACTTTGGGTCCAGCTTCTTCACCTTCCTTAATTTTTTCCCTGTCATCTCTTCTGCTGGCCTTGAGCCTCCAGAGCTCATTCTGGCTACATGACTCCCCAAGAGCCTTTTCCGGTGTATACTTGGCCTGGGAATACGTCATGTTCCCTAACCAGCTCCTCAGGGTTGGGGACTTGTCTCCATGACCTGTACTTCTATTTATCCATCTATCTTttgattcaaaaaatatttactaaatccTTCTTTATGTCCAATGCTGGGAACACATGGGTTAGTTTTCTGCTGGGCTCTGCTAAGATGACTTGAATGGGAAGGTAACTTGGAGGCTGGTGGGATGGGGGCAGGACAAAAGGTTTGAGTTCCCTGAGGAGGCTTGTGGTCCTCTAGACTAGAGGCATCTTCCATCTTCTCATCTCCAGGGCAtggattgttgttgtcgttaggtgccatcaagttggttctgactcatagcaaccctatgttacaacagaatgaaacattgctgggtcttgcgccatcctcacaatcattgttatgcttgagcccattgctgcaaccactgtatcattccatctcgttgagggtcttcctctttcactgaccctctacttcaccaagcacaatgtccttctccagggactgatccctcctgataacatgtccaaagtatgtgaagtctcaccatcctctcttctaaggagaattctagatgtacttcttccaaaacagatttgttcattcttttggcagtccatggtatattcattattcttcgccaTCACTATAACTCAAAGggggtcttccatattcattgcccagcctacgcatgcatatgaggcaatggaagacaccttggcttgggtcaggtgcagcttagtccttaaagtgacatctttgctttttaacactccaaagaggtctttaacagcagattcacccagtgcaatgcatcgtttgatttcagGACTGCTTCTTGCCCCAAGTATATTACTGCTTTTCTATCAGTGACCCTGGGTGTTGGGGGTAGGGCAGTTTCTGACTCAGAACAACTGCTGAATCTGCTCCTTTTACCTGACAGGTGAAAGCAGCTGTTAAGTATGCCTTGAGTGTTGGCTATCGCCACATTGACTGTGCTGCTATGTATGGCAATGAGACTGAGATCGGGGAGGCCCTAAAAGAGAATGTGGGACCAGGCAAGGTGAGGACTTGGGTTACAGAGAGGACGGGATGGGAGAGTTCAGAGGCTGGAGCTAGAGGGTGGAGGGAATCTGGTACTAGCTTCTTTCCAGTTCCACTGCAAGAGGTGAGACTGGGTACCCATGGCCTTTCTCATTATGGGCCTTGCCCCCTGTACCAGGCGGTACCAAGGGAGGAGCTGTTTGTGACATCCAAGCTGTGGAACACCAAACACCACCCTGAAGATGTGGAACCTGCCCTCCGGAAGACACTGGCCGACCTCCAGCTGGAGTATTTGGACCTGTACCTGATGCACTGGCCTTGTGCCTTTGAGTGAGCTGTTCCCAGGGTCTTTATTTGGGGAGGCAGGGGATCTGGGTGGGGTAGTGTTAATACTTTATCTTAAGTCCCAGTGGCAGAGCACGATAGGAACACTTGTCTAGGAGGCAAGCTGTGGAGCTTGCCATGGGATTCTGAGCCTTTCTACTATAGTAGCCAGGAATTTAGCTACAGAAAAAGGAATGTAGTTTAGTGTGTTGTGTATCCTCGGGTGTGCATGGGTGGTCCCTCCTGCTTCCTTTGTTCATTCAGGAAACATACACTGACCCTTCTGTTGAGCTAGGTCCTAGGTTGCAGTAACAAACAAACCCCAGCAGAGGGTGTGAGAGGAGCCTGCCATCAGTACTGCATCCTATGCTGGAAGTAGGCTGGAAGAGCATGTAACTCCCTGAGGAGGAAGGAGCTAAGGAAGACTTCCCAGAAGAGATACAATCTGGGtctaggaagaaaagaagggggaATGGGTATTCCATGTAGAATTAACACCTAAGTCATGATCTGGATGGGTGAAAAAGCATGACTGTTTCTCACTcttggcccttttgtctctttggAGTTGGGGCATGGCACAGAGTAGCTGGATGGGCAGATAGGGCAGAAGCCTGGGATTTATGCCCACACTCGGGGCTGTTCCACACTCAGGCAGGGAGACAACCCCTTCCCTAAGAATGCGGATGGGACGATACGCTATGACCCCACCCACTACAAGGAGACCTGGAAGGCTCTAGAGACACTGGTGGCCAAGGGGCTGGTGCGGGCACTGGGCCTGTCCAACTTCAACAGCCGGCAGATCGACGATGTGCTCAGTGTGGCCTCTGTGCGTCCAGCTGTCCTGCAGGTGAGCGTGGCAAGCATACCAGCTGTTTAGGATGTATGCACAGAGCATGAGTGAGCAAGTGATGCCCCTAATAAGTGGAAATGGCTGGAAGTTGTCAGAGTGTGCAAGTCCTCAGCATAAAAGTGGGTATTCAATCCCTGGGAGAGAATGACGTCACCGGTGGCGAAGAGAACGGGAAAAGCGGGCTGAGGAAGAGGGGAGCATCAGCAAAGCGGGGTTGGTCAGGACATGCATGTGTGAGCGGGGCTGGACAAGCTGGGTGTGGCCACTTTTGGTGATGAGCTGTTTTCTGGCTCAGGTGGAATGCCACCCATACCTGGCTCAGAAGGAGCTGATTGCTCACTGCCATGCACGTGGTCTGGAGGTGACTGCTTATAGCCCTCTGGGCTCCTCTGATCGTGCTTGGCGGGATCCTGATGAGCCTGTCCTGCTTGAGGATCCAGTGGTCCTGGCACTGGCTGAAAAGTATGGCCGGTCTCCAGCTCAGGTCTTGCTCAGGTACGTGCAGTGTTGGGGAAAGGGAGTCTGTGGGGACAAGGGACCCTGGGTTTGGAAGGCAAGGGTTGAAGGGTTCCCTAGGAGCTTGCAGTGTGATCTGGGTGGAGGGCACTGTGAGGCATGTTGCCTGTTCTGGTGGGCCTCAGGGGCTCCAGGAGCTCAGAGAAGGCAGCGTGGAGGATGAAACAGTGCTCAGAAACACTAACAACTGTTCCTCATCTACCTCAATCCCCCGCCTTAGATGGCAGGTCCAGAGGAAAGTGGTGTCCATTCCCAAGAGTATAACTCCTTCCCGAATCCTTCAGAACATTCAGGTATGTGATGGTCCTGCCTCCTTTAGCTTTTTGGGTCACAGTCTGGTCCCAACTCTCTGGCTATGAAGGCAGTTCTTTGGAACCCCAGCTTCTATTTACAAGACTGGCTTTAGTGACCCCCTCTACCCCTCCTTTCACCCCCAGGTGTTTGACTTCACCTTCAgcccagaagaaatgaaacattTAGATGGTCTGAACAGAAACTGGCGATATATTGTGCCCAAGCTTATGGTAAGAATTTATCAGAGTTCGGGAATGTGAGATCCCTGTAAAATTCTGCCCCGGTTCTGGCCTCAGGCAGTTGCTCAGGGGAAGGACAGAATGTTAGTGGTGGTGGCGGGTCACTGCTGTCCAGGACACAAgggtcttttttctgtttattgagCTCCAGGATGTAGTACAGCTCAGGGATAAGAAGCATTCCCTGGGAGTCCCAGTCCTGCCCCTTGATATCTTGTAACCTAtaacaagttatttaacttctctgagcttcagcttcctATCTGTAAAAATGAACTCAGTTCCTGACACATGGTAGGTTCTAAGTAAATGATATCAGTGAGAGGAACGCACAAGCCTGCTATACCCAGGGAAATAAACAGTTCCCTAGCACTGAAACTCAGCTGAGGCTGTTGGCTATATTATGGGTTTGGTGCTGTAATGCTTCTGATACTGTGGCGCTCTCTGAGGCCAGGGGCTGATCACTGCCATCTGGCATAGTGATGTAGTTAGGTGAGGTTGTTCCGGAAGCTTTGGGGGAGAGAGGCAGGCATCTTTGTAATGTCAGCTCCTGCTAATGGAGTCATATGTCCATCTCTCTTTCCAGGTGGATGGGAAGTGGGTTCCGAGAGATGTGGGGCACCCTCTGTACCCTTTTAATGACCCATACTGAGACCACAGCTCTCTGGCGTGCCTTTTAGCTCACCTGCTGTGAGGTCCTGATATCCCAAGAAAGGGAGTTATTAAAGCTCTGGAGGATCCACACTGCTTGCTTGTCTTATCTTTCTGGTTAGGCCTGGGAAGGAAGAGGTTTTCTTTAGGAAAGCCATGCCTAGGGCTGCTGGGTCTGACCTGCCCTGAAGGCaaacttccttttctttcctggtTTTGGGGAGCCGACCTACAGCTGAATTGCCGACTGCATGCCCTCATTAGGTACATTAGAGGAGGCTTGCCGTCTAGTGGCTACTCTGAGCACTGCATGCTTCCCTAGAGTTGTCTTATGGAGAATGTCAAAAATTGGTCACCTCAGAGGACCGAGAACAGGGCAGTGAATCTCCTGTGATTTCATGGCAGTGCTGGGCCTGGGCCTTGAGTTTCCATCCCCTTTTTCTGGTCAGTAAGGAGCctggctggcacagtggttaagtgttcggctgctacctgaaaagttgacagttccaAGCCACCAGCCATTCAGCAGAAAAAAGatacgtggcagtctgtttctgtaaaggttacagccttggaagccctgtggggcagttctactctgtcctataaggttgctatgagactgaatcaactggacagcaatggggagTTCTGGCCAACGTCTGAGGCTAGGAATATGAGGAACCCAAATGAGGGTGCCAGCTTGCAAAATGATGAAAGGTAAGAACAGGGGCTTTTTCTCTCAGATACTGCAATCAGTGTGCACAGGCTACCTGAAGGAGGCAAAGTCAGGCCCAAGGCTTGCTATTCTGCACCTAGGGTCCTATCTTATTAGCTTTATAGTCCCACCAAAGGCCACTGAAAACCAGGTTCTAGGAAAGTGTTTGGCAAATGCTTCACAGCTCCAGTCACACAAAACTCATTTTAGTTTGCCAGAAGAACCACTGCTCCTCATTCAGCAAATATGGGTTAGACAAAAGGCTAGACCCTGGGGATATATCAAAACACATAAGGTTCCTATAGTCTACTTGAGGAGACGCACTAAGTAACTGGATAATTTAATTACGGTTAGAAGTGTTATGAAGAAGTGCAGGGCAAGAAGCTGATTGATTTAATCAGCTGAGATGGGAAGGATGAATAGGGATTAATTAAAGGAGGTAAGAGTAAGAATATTATAACATGTAGGTTGAACAGCTTGGGGGAAAGCCTGGAAGAAGCTTTTGGGAAAACCCAAAGAAGGCTTGTGTGATAGAAACTGAAAGGGGGGAGAAAGACTGGCATGGAATGATGCTGTAATTAGGGAGGAGCCTGGCAATGCAGGGCCTAGGAGATTGttaaaattttgtgtttttttatcctgcATACAATGGGAAACCGTGAAAGCGTTTTGAGCAGGAATAACATTACTTGATTTGTGTTTTAGACATGACCCCGGTGCAGTAAAGAGAATGGGTTAGAGGAGTGAAAAGTGGCTGGAGAGAGGCATGCTGGAGGCTATTACAAGAGGTTAGTCTTTTGCCTCTGGGCCTTTACACACAGTGTCCTGCCTGAAACATTCTAACCCTTAGCTCACTGTGCTGGCTAACTTAACTACTAAATGTTCAGTTTAGCTCTCACTTCCTCAGGGACTTCTTTCCTCACCTCACCCTCCCTAGACGGCTCTCTATTTGATTCCATAACTCACTCACACTTTAGCATGATCCAACCTTCCACAGGTATGAGGTAAGGAAACTAAAGTTGTCATAACATGAAACTATCCACTAGTAAACCAACAACTTAAAAGTTATTCTTACAGTAACACCTATGAGGAATGTGCTACATAGAACAATCAACTACGAGAGGCCAGAAGGGCAACATTtgacccaaagcaaagatgagaaggcagggtggGACAGGGAAATTGGACAAATGAAAACTAGGAACCCAAGGAgggaatggggagagtgctgacagatTGTATAAATTAGAATcgatgtcatggaacaatttatgTATGAATTATTGATTGGAAAATTAatctgctatgtaaactttcactagagcgcaataaaatgttaaaaacatcaaaaaaaagcagTTATTCTTGACTCAAACATCTCACCTTGTTTAACATCACATTTCTTCATCTACATCTTTGTCTAAGCACTGGACAGTGTGGTGTACATCCACTGCAAAGTCAAATTGCAAATCCCACAAAAGATGCAATATTTTATTGAAGCAATGGAAGTGATGTTGTAGAACTTCTCAAATCATATCCAAAGCCATTGACAAGTGAAGATCTGACAGTTAActgaaagagaaaattaaagataaGGAGACTAGGCTTGAAAAGAGAATGAATAGAATATCAAAGTACTAGGGAAGGCCtctagagtccctgggttgtacaaacagttaacacacttggctgctaactggcaggttggaggttggagtccatcccgagagtcctcagaaggaaagccaggcctggcaatctacatctgaaaaaatcagctattgaaaacgctgtggaatGCAGCTCT
This DNA window, taken from Elephas maximus indicus isolate mEleMax1 chromosome 3, mEleMax1 primary haplotype, whole genome shotgun sequence, encodes the following:
- the LOC126073036 gene encoding aldo-keto reductase family 1 member A1-like isoform X2; this translates as MMTSHVLLHTGQKMPLIGLGTWRSEPGQAVPREELFVTSKLWNTKHHPEDVEPALRKTLADLQLEYLDLYLMHWPCAFEQGDNPFPKNADGTIRYDPTHYKETWKALETLVAKGLVRALGLSNFNSRQIDDVLSVASVRPAVLQVECHPYLAQKELIAHCHARGLEVTAYSPLGSSDRAWRDPDEPVLLEDPVVLALAEKYGRSPAQVLLRWQVQRKVVSIPKSITPSRILQNIQVFDFTFSPEEMKHLDGLNRNWRYIVPKLMVDGKWVPRDVGHPLYPFNDPY
- the LOC126073036 gene encoding aldo-keto reductase family 1 member A1-like isoform X1 produces the protein MMTSHVLLHTGQKMPLIGLGTWRSEPGQVKAAVKYALSVGYRHIDCAAMYGNETEIGEALKENVGPGKAVPREELFVTSKLWNTKHHPEDVEPALRKTLADLQLEYLDLYLMHWPCAFEQGDNPFPKNADGTIRYDPTHYKETWKALETLVAKGLVRALGLSNFNSRQIDDVLSVASVRPAVLQVECHPYLAQKELIAHCHARGLEVTAYSPLGSSDRAWRDPDEPVLLEDPVVLALAEKYGRSPAQVLLRWQVQRKVVSIPKSITPSRILQNIQVFDFTFSPEEMKHLDGLNRNWRYIVPKLMVDGKWVPRDVGHPLYPFNDPY